A single window of Onychostoma macrolepis isolate SWU-2019 chromosome 16, ASM1243209v1, whole genome shotgun sequence DNA harbors:
- the LOC131521359 gene encoding uncharacterized protein LOC131521359 — protein MLLPTLTHIINTSLLTGIFPTAFKQARVTPLLKKPTLNTSLIENYRPVSLLPFIAKTLERVVFNQVSLFLSQNNKLDAKQSGFRSGHSTETALLSVTEALRIAKAHSKSSVLILLDLSAAFDTVNHQILLSTLSSLGIAGIPLRWFESYLTDDPTVAARISGCLSDISAWMKEHHLQLNLAKTELIVFPAAPTLQHDITIQLGSSTITPSTSVRNLGVIFDDQLTFKDHIAKTARSCRFALHNIRKIRPFLTEHAAQLLVQALVISRLDYCNALLAGLPSNTVKPLQMIQNAAARLVFKEPKRAHVTPLFISLHWLPIAARIKFKTLMLAHRTTTGSAPAYMHSLLRIYIPSRNLRSASERRLVVPSQRGSKSLSRTFSFTIPGWWNDLPTHIRSTGSLSIFKQQLKTHLFRHYLTSTYT, from the exons atgctcttaccgacactcacacacatcatcaacacatccctcctcacaggcatcttccccactgcgttcaagcaggctcgggtaaccccactgctcaaaaaacctacattaaacacttctcttatagaaaactatagacctgtctctctccttccattcatagcgaaaacacttgaacgtgttgtcttcaaccaggtctcattgtttctttcacagaacaacaaactggacgctaaacagtcaggtttcaggagtggccattcaactgagactgcgcttctctcggtcactgaagccctgcgaattgcaaaagcccattccaaatcatcagtcctcattctgctggatctatctgccgcgtttgacactgtcaatcatcagatactcctctccactctctcatcactgggcatcgctggaattccacttcgctggtttgaatcctatctcactg atgatccaacggtagctgcaaggatctcaggttgcctgtcagacatctcggcatggatgaaagaacatcacctccagctcaacctggcaaagactgagcttattgtctttcctgccgctccaactctacagcatgacatcacgatccagttaggttcatcaacaattaccccatcaacttcggtcagaaatcttggtgtaatctttgatgaccagctgaccttcaaagaccacattgcaaagactgctcgatcttgcaggtttgcactacacaacatcagaaagatcaggccctttctgacggagcatgctgcacaacttcttgtccaggcccttgtcatttctaggctggactactgcaatgctcttctggctggacttccatcaaacacagtcaaacctctacaaatgattcagaatgcggcggcacgactggtcttcaaggaacccaaaagagcccatgttacacctctctttatctcattgcattggctaccaatcgcagctcgcatcaagttcaagacactgatgcttgctcatagaacaaccacaggctcagcacccgcctacatgcactcactattaagaatctacatcccctccagaaatctgagatctgctagtgagcgacgcctcgtggtaccatcacaaagaggctcaaaatcactctccagaacattctcgttcaccattcctggctggtggaatgatcttcccacccatattcggagtactggatccctgtcaatcttcaagcaacagctgaaaactcatctctttcgacactacttgacttcaacctacacataa